Below is a window of Desulfomonilia bacterium DNA.
TAGCAATCCCATCTTACTTCTGATAAGTTTGTCTTCCGTACCCATTAGCTTTCTCCTTTCTGATTTTGTTTTATTTCCCCTCAGAAAGAATAGCTCGTGGGTACTTCCTTTTCAATTACCCAACTGTCAGATTTGATCGGAGCTATTACAATTAAAAGTTTATTTTTTATCATATATTTTATCCTTTCATAATAAAATTAGAACTCATGTAGTTCAAAAAGCCCATTAACAAATGCAAGTTTCTCGTATTCACAAAATCTTCCAGAAACATCCACTCTGTTCTCTTCATAAAAAGCTCGTGCTCGACAAGCCCCACCGCAGATAAATCGTATATCACATTTCTTGCAGCCTGAAACTTCCAGTACAGTAAGATTCTTACAAGCCTGAAGCACCTCCGATGTATTATAAATTGATTCCAGGGAATTTTCTTTAATGTTTCCTGCACAAAACTCAGGGAAGTGTAGTAGTTGACACGGATACACATCACCGTTTTCGGAGATGCTTATTTCTCCATCGCCAATTGCACATTTCATAATACGTTTTTGTTTGGAAGCAGCTAACGAAGAGCATAAGTAACTTAATGGTTTTACTCCATTCACAGAAGAAAGTGCCTCATAGTACTCTTTGCCTGTTATGGATAATTTCTTATTGGTCTTTGCTCGGCCAGCAACAAAAAGAGGCGCAAATGTAAGGCGAGATCCAAACTTCTTTGTCATGGCATCAATGTCATGGATATTTTTTTTGGTTACAGTCATCGCAATTTGTAGAGGTGCCTCTTGCTGGACAAGTAGCTCAATAGCTTTAATTGTTTTAGTAAAAGAACCCTGCCCTCGGTGAAAATCATGAATTGCTGGGTTGCTTCCATCTAAACTTATTTTTATTAAATTAAATGTCTCTGAAATTATTTTGGTGTTATCTTCATTTATGAGCGTACCGTTAGTCAAAAGGTGGACTTGGTTGCCTAGACCCTTTGCATGCTCGGCTAGTTCGACAACATATGGGGACAACAATGGTTCACCGCCAGTAAATACAATGGCGCAATCTTTAGAAATGTAATTAATATCATCTAACAACTTAAAATGATCATCACGAGTTAACCTGTTTGATGATTCTTGTCGGTCAGTAGCATAACAATAAATGCACTTCAAATTGCATTCCTTAACCAAAGATAGTTGAACTATTCGCAGTCTGCTTGGTTGATAAATCTGGATTGCTGAAGAAGGGGCAAAAAATGTGGTATTCGAAATAGTATTTTCAAGAAACTTAATTATTTTTTCTTTTGAATCCTTTCGCCAAAACATTGACAGCGATTCAGATATATCTTCAACAGTTCTTTTACCATTACACAACTGAAGTATTGCAGCACCATTTTTGCTAACCACTATCCAGTCGGGCGCGCTAGGTTTTAAGAATAAAACCTTGTTGCCCTTTTTAATCTTAACAAAATCATTTGGGAGCTTAAGCTTTTGCTGAAGTATGGACATTATGATGCCTTAGAATCAATATTTGTAGCCAATAATGGTGCAAGTTTCTCTTCAACAAAACTTTACACTTCTGGCTGATATTTTTTATAAGGTCAATTCCCGGCGCATTCTGCAGCGAAACCGCATCTTCCGCCACCCCCAGCACAATTGGCCGCGAAACCGCATTTCCCACCTCCACCAGAACAATTAGCAGCAAAACCACACTGTCCACCACCACTGCTATCGCCTGAGTCACCATCACCAGCACAATTGGCTGCAAAACCGCATTTTCCGCCACCCCCGGCACAATTTGCAGCAAAACCACACTCACCACCCCCACCAGCACAATTGGCCGCGAAACCGCACTTTCCTTGCGCTTCTGAAAGTCCAAATCTAACATTCTTCATTATACCAAGACTCAAATCCCCTGTTTTCTTTAATCCAAAAAGGGATGCAAACCCAAAAACACCCAATCCTACTACGTATTTTGAGATTCGTTTTAGAAATTTTCTTCGGTCATCTTTACGCCCAGTGATTTGAGAGGTTTTTTCATCAAACTTGTCCATGGTTATCCTCCTTAGGGTTATAATAATATTTATATCTAAACTATGGAACAAAAAACTCCCACAGCTCCTTTTACACGCATACAGGGCGCTAGAACAAAGCAGACCTAGGAGCGACGAAGCGGAAATGCGAGGCATACTTAAACGTATGTCGCAGCGTTTCCACAAGGAGCGACAACGGTATACGAAGTTATAACGACCTGGACTATATCCTCTCTTTGAGTATCTCCGCTATATCTTCCCTGCTCAATTTAACCGCATTATTCTTATGTTCGGTTGCAGCGGTGATTCTTTCGATGTCTGCTTCTGTTACGCCGTACCTGCTCAGCAGTGGCATTTGGAGTTTTTCGGTCCAGCCATAAAGCGTATTGACCAGCAGGTCGCAGAGTTCGGGAACCTTTGATTCGTCATACACCTTTCGGCTTAGAATAGCCCCGACTCTGGCATGTTTATTGAGTTGAATCCCATAAGGGTCTTTTTCTTTTAAAACTTTGATATTCTTTTTCGTTGTCGCAGCGAGGA
It encodes the following:
- a CDS encoding radical SAM protein codes for the protein MSILQQKLKLPNDFVKIKKGNKVLFLKPSAPDWIVVSKNGAAILQLCNGKRTVEDISESLSMFWRKDSKEKIIKFLENTISNTTFFAPSSAIQIYQPSRLRIVQLSLVKECNLKCIYCYATDRQESSNRLTRDDHFKLLDDINYISKDCAIVFTGGEPLLSPYVVELAEHAKGLGNQVHLLTNGTLINEDNTKIISETFNLIKISLDGSNPAIHDFHRGQGSFTKTIKAIELLVQQEAPLQIAMTVTKKNIHDIDAMTKKFGSRLTFAPLFVAGRAKTNKKLSITGKEYYEALSSVNGVKPLSYLCSSLAASKQKRIMKCAIGDGEISISENGDVYPCQLLHFPEFCAGNIKENSLESIYNTSEVLQACKNLTVLEVSGCKKCDIRFICGGACRARAFYEENRVDVSGRFCEYEKLAFVNGLFELHEF